A stretch of DNA from Saccharomycodes ludwigii strain NBRC 1722 chromosome I, whole genome shotgun sequence:
aatcttcatcatcaccactttcattatcttcttgtccttcttcttcttcttcttcttcattattatcatatttttcatcatcatcaatatAATTAGTATCAAAGTCAGAATAATCGTCGCTGTTTGTAATAGAAGACTCGTTATCAGAATCAATATCCTTTTCAGCTGTGCCTGTATTTAAAGAGTATTTATAGTTATTGTCATCTCGAAATGCTTGAAACTTTTCATTAAATACAATATCCGCAATCAatgggtttttttttagtctACTGATTAAATCTTTAGATAAATCTACTGAAAAGGCTTCGAATTTTCCAAACGagaatttttgttttattttacttaaGCTATCTTGTAAGTCCTTGGCATAGGCGATTGCTGCAGAAGATTTCTTATTCGTAGAAAGGGATAAATCTTCATTAACGGAagctaataatttatttaaggTGTCGGGTTTCTTTAAACGAACTAAAACCTCGAAGCCCTCCacaatattgaaaattaataaaaaaaaggcaagTACTACAAGGTTGTTGAATTTCATTATCtgaatatataaatatgggttgattttttatttaattatttttttattttttttttgttatagtTTTGTAGAGTATGGTGCGATGACttgttcttttaattttttttaatgtaaaTACAATGCAACTTTTGTTGGCGTGATTTATTCAATATTAGGAATATAAACgagaaataaatattggaaagtattaactttttctatAAAGTGAAAAggatttttgtttaaatatGCTGacggggaaaaaaaaaaaaaattatgtttGTTTAGTGTCACAAAGAGAGATTTgcttttgaaaatattttttttttttttttttattggaattaaaaggcaattattattacacaAAGTCACTAGTAATCTTTTagtgtattattttctattaatGTGTCGTCTTTGTGGTTCCTGAAAAAAAGTCGTCGTTTATATCTTATAGTGCTTGGAAAAAGTTATCGTTTATTTTaagttaataatttttatttacgaGATATTTAACTTATtcacatttttttctgaatATCAAATGCCAactatttatttctattattcTTGTTCAATAGCCAAAACTACATACTTTTTTAGGATTTTCCAGagaatatcaaaataaacttAAAAGTAAGGAGTACTGTGTTTATGGAAATGATATAATATATCCGTTTACACGTatacattttatttaagATAGGTTTTAGGACACTATTAATGatagcaaaaataaaaataaaaaaaaaaaaagatatactTCGGAACGGTATTACTAGATGGAGGAAGTGAGATTGCTATTTTAgacataaataaataataatgtcaGGTCTTAACGGAGAAAAACGAAAGTGGAAAAaacggaaaaaaaaaaaaaaaaaaaaaagatatcgtttataaattaaaaaaaaaatctgaAACATAATGCttaaattatttcttatatctcattattattataagttgttatatatatcacaAAATATTGGCACCCTATTAGAGCCGATAGTATTTATTGAATAAGGCATTGAATATTTGGAAGAaaagccaaaaaaaaaaaaaaaaaaaaaaaatagaacaCGGTCTATTTTTcccttattttatttttaatatccaCGCCAATTAATACCACTACTACTAGCACTCTCTACGACCAACAGAActgctttatttttcctttctttttttttttttttttttttttttctttataataataatcgataaattaaaaaaatacaaattctTATAATTCTCTATCGTATAAATAGAGAAAGAAATTTTCTTCTTGGATGTTaaatcaatttatttttcttttaactttttttcgGTTTAAGTATTtcttattataatttaaaatcttatataatataatgttTAGCAAAGCTTAGCTTATTATTCCCCAGGTTATTTGAAGCAATTCATAGGTAATCACTAAGGATAAAAACTTAAAAGGAACATTATCAAcaggtaaaaaaaaaaaaaaaaagactcccagaaaagaaaatgaagatttTAACACAAGAAGAAATTGAAGCTCATCGTTATCATACTTTAAGTGGTGGTTTGCAAGGTGCTATCGCCGGTCTAGTTGTTTCTGGTCTGATTTTCAAATTGGGTCCACGTCGTTACCCTAAGTTcaatccaaaaaatatgCCATGGTCCATGAAAACCGCTATATTCATCACACCACCAACTTTGTTGATGTCTATTTGTGCTGAAGAAGCTTCTAACAATTTTGATAAAAGAATGTATGGTGGTGACGAAACTCACTCCGAGGCTATGGAAGAACATAGAAGATGGAAGAATCTGccaataaaagataaagttGTTGAAGgattgaataataataaatacaagATTATTGTTGGTGCTTGGGCTGGATCATTGTACGCTTCTTGGAAAATTATTGACAGGGACACATTGATGACTAAAGCTCAAAAAGCTGTTCAAGCTAGAATGTACGCCCAAGCTATATCggttttgttgttgttggcTTCTGTTGGTTTGAGTGTTtatgaaaagaaattacATCCAGATGCTGTTGCCGATGCTAGAAAGAAGAGATGGGAACAAGCTTTAGCTAGAGccgaagaagaagatgctCTTGCTCAGGGTACTATGAATAGAACTAATGAAGAAAGAGTTAAGTCTAAGATTTTCAGATATGATTAACGAAATTTACTTTAAGTTTATGGTtgatttcttcttttttttttatataaaattataataaaataatagatGGTTGaggaaaagagaaaataaatttggtttttttttttttttagtatagGATTtcataactttttttttttttttttaattttattttttaacatataCAATTATATGATTatccaataatatttatgcATTTATTTAGactgaaaaacaaattattaatatagttttatttttatcttattGAGCCATTTGCagttttgttatatttcgTTATTTCGATTGGATTTAAAAGTTATAAGCggttgcttttttttttttttttttttttttttaaacttgtTCTTGTTGTGCGGGGTTTTtcaaaaagagaaaatgaCCTTACGTGGAAAACGGAAATGCTATTTTCTTAAATAGGAAAgagcctttttttttttttttttttcgcttCCTTTTACTTAACTAtgtacaaaaataatataatatattaaaaaaaaaaaaaagaaaatatgtTAAAAACTTTGTATGTACAATAAAGGGTATAATAACGCCGTT
This window harbors:
- the RCF2 gene encoding Rcf2p (similar to Saccharomyces cerevisiae YNR018W | RCF2 | Respiratory superComplex Factor), which produces MKILTQEEIEAHRYHTLSGGLQGAIAGLVVSGLIFKLGPRRYPKFNPKNMPWSMKTAIFITPPTLLMSICAEEASNNFDKRMYGGDETHSEAMEEHRRWKNLPIKDKVVEGLNNNKYKIIVGAWAGSLYASWKIIDRDTLMTKAQKAVQARMYAQAISVLLLLASVGLSVYEKKLHPDAVADARKKRWEQALARAEEEDALAQGTMNRTNEERVKSKIFRYD